The proteins below come from a single Planctomycetota bacterium genomic window:
- a CDS encoding DASS family sodium-coupled anion symporter, with translation MANAPIDIIDDEDTPANSWVSRVGLVLGPVVLIGWLLLARDWTAGAHYPLSDEAHRLAGIMMLTVTWWLTEPIPIPATALLAVVLAVVLGGVPRDPAQTNFQAARIAMAPFADPTVFFLLGGLFLGRAMTRHGLDRRFALGILCTRWAGRSPSTVMFAVGLSVAAVSMWISNTAATAMIFPITLGIVAVLAAGSGQSEAQMKRSPYASALLLVTAYASSVGGVATPIGTTTNVVSMGLFRQDYYLNKSIDFFRWCQVGIPLMIVMFVALYLWMRARGGKVQLDMPSLRDYLQTQRAQIGPWRRGEYNTLIVFITVVSLWVAPGALGLAKQIFDYFGSADTAATLGSIEKWFIGHFPEEIVALGIPVLLFLLPINLQKREFSLATSDFSKVDWGTMLLFGAGLSLGNMMFRSGLAEVVGNLTFDWLNTRDVWLIAALAIAGGIVLSEFTSNAATVSTLFPVIWSLCKTAEVDPLPPLLGLTFGASFGSALPVSTPPNAIVYGSGLIPLRRMVAAGIGIDIISGLVIWGVLRVAFALGWSPVLS, from the coding sequence ATGGCCAACGCGCCGATCGACATCATCGACGACGAAGACACACCGGCCAATTCTTGGGTCAGTCGTGTCGGACTGGTGCTGGGGCCGGTGGTGCTGATCGGCTGGTTGCTGCTGGCGCGCGATTGGACCGCTGGGGCTCATTATCCCCTCAGTGATGAAGCGCACCGGCTGGCTGGTATCATGATGCTGACGGTCACCTGGTGGTTGACCGAGCCGATTCCGATTCCGGCCACGGCGCTGTTGGCCGTCGTGCTGGCCGTGGTGTTGGGTGGAGTGCCGCGCGATCCGGCGCAGACCAACTTCCAGGCCGCCCGCATTGCGATGGCCCCCTTCGCCGATCCGACCGTGTTCTTTCTGCTGGGCGGGTTGTTCCTAGGCCGGGCCATGACGCGGCACGGGCTCGATCGCCGGTTCGCCTTGGGCATTCTTTGCACGCGCTGGGCTGGTCGCTCGCCGAGCACCGTGATGTTCGCCGTGGGATTGAGCGTGGCGGCTGTCTCGATGTGGATCAGCAACACCGCCGCCACGGCCATGATCTTTCCGATCACACTGGGCATCGTTGCCGTGCTGGCCGCTGGCAGCGGCCAGAGCGAAGCGCAAATGAAGCGGTCCCCCTACGCCTCGGCTTTACTGCTCGTCACGGCCTATGCCTCGAGCGTGGGCGGCGTGGCCACGCCGATTGGCACCACGACGAACGTCGTGTCGATGGGGCTCTTTCGCCAGGACTACTATCTGAACAAGTCGATTGACTTCTTCCGCTGGTGTCAGGTGGGCATTCCGTTGATGATCGTGATGTTCGTGGCGTTGTATCTGTGGATGCGCGCGCGCGGCGGCAAGGTGCAACTCGACATGCCTTCGCTGCGAGACTATTTGCAGACGCAACGGGCCCAGATCGGCCCCTGGCGGCGCGGCGAGTACAACACCCTGATCGTGTTCATCACGGTCGTTTCCTTGTGGGTTGCGCCGGGAGCGCTCGGGCTGGCCAAGCAGATCTTCGACTACTTTGGCTCGGCCGATACCGCGGCCACCTTGGGCTCGATCGAAAAGTGGTTCATCGGCCACTTTCCCGAGGAGATCGTCGCCCTCGGCATTCCGGTCCTGCTGTTCCTGTTGCCGATCAATCTGCAAAAGCGTGAGTTCTCGCTGGCCACCAGCGATTTCTCCAAGGTCGATTGGGGGACGATGCTGCTATTCGGGGCGGGCTTGTCGCTGGGGAACATGATGTTCCGTTCGGGCCTGGCCGAGGTGGTCGGGAACCTGACTTTCGATTGGCTGAACACCCGCGACGTGTGGCTGATTGCGGCGCTGGCGATTGCGGGCGGGATTGTCCTGAGCGAGTTCACCAGCAACGCGGCCACGGTGTCGACGTTGTTTCCGGTGATCTGGAGCCTGTGCAAGACGGCCGAAGTCGATCCATTGCCGCCGCTGTTGGGCTTGACGTTTGGCGCCAGCTTCGGCTCGGCGCTGCCGGTTTCGACGCCGCCCAACGCGATCGTGTACGGCTCGGGGCTGATTCCGCTGCGCCGAATGGTCGCGGCCGGCATCGGCATCGACATCATCAGCGGGCTGGTCATCTGGGGCGTGCTGCGCGTGGCGTTCGCACTGGGCTGGTCGCCGGTGCTGTCGTAA
- a CDS encoding ROK family protein yields MYLGIEIGGTKLQLGVGHGDGRLLAMERRNVDIAQGGEGIRAQIRDVGRELAAKFSLRGIGVGFGGPIDAAAGTVVTSHQVEGWTGFPLARWLEENIGLPAVLGNDADMAALAEACYGAGRDGDPVFYVTVGTGIGGGLVINRRVYNGSGWGASEIGHLRPGIEFTDSHATIESLAAGPGIARTARATLAGDAEQLPKTLHSASAKDRDDLRARANGDVKQLTAKHVAEAAAEGNGFAQAVLARAAQVLGWAIAQVITLNGPKIVVIGGGVALAPEPLFLQPVREAVAQYVFPPARGKYEIRAAELGEEMVVHGALALAAERFAACNQ; encoded by the coding sequence ATGTACCTGGGCATTGAAATCGGTGGGACCAAGTTGCAACTGGGCGTCGGCCACGGCGACGGCCGGCTGCTGGCCATGGAGCGGCGCAACGTCGACATTGCGCAAGGGGGCGAGGGCATTCGCGCCCAGATTCGCGATGTCGGTCGCGAGCTGGCTGCGAAGTTTTCCCTGCGCGGCATTGGTGTCGGCTTTGGCGGGCCGATCGACGCGGCCGCGGGCACGGTCGTGACCAGTCACCAGGTCGAAGGCTGGACCGGCTTTCCGCTGGCCCGCTGGTTGGAAGAAAACATCGGGCTGCCGGCCGTGCTGGGGAACGACGCCGATATGGCCGCGCTGGCCGAAGCGTGCTACGGCGCTGGCCGCGACGGCGACCCGGTGTTCTATGTGACGGTCGGCACCGGCATTGGCGGCGGGCTGGTCATCAATCGGCGCGTCTACAACGGCAGCGGTTGGGGAGCGTCGGAGATCGGGCACCTGCGCCCGGGGATCGAGTTCACCGATTCGCACGCCACTATCGAATCACTGGCCGCCGGGCCGGGTATCGCGCGCACCGCGCGGGCCACGCTTGCTGGCGATGCCGAACAACTTCCCAAGACGCTTCACTCGGCGAGCGCGAAAGATCGAGACGACTTACGGGCTCGTGCCAATGGCGACGTGAAACAATTGACGGCCAAGCACGTGGCCGAAGCCGCCGCGGAAGGCAATGGCTTTGCTCAAGCGGTTCTGGCACGCGCGGCTCAAGTGTTGGGTTGGGCTATTGCGCAGGTGATCACCTTGAATGGCCCAAAAATCGTCGTCATCGGCGGCGGCGTGGCGCTGGCCCCCGAACCGTTATTCTTGCAGCCGGTGCGCGAGGCGGTGGCCCAGTACGTGTTTCCGCCGGCGCGGGGCAAATACGAGATACGCGCCGCGGAATTGGGCGAAGAAATGGTCGTCCACGGGGCGTTGGCGTTGGCAGCCGAACGCTTCGCCGCTTGTAATCAGTAA
- a CDS encoding methyltransferase domain-containing protein, with product MTSSLTTADLSSLVESLRARFDVASLSVEAGGRTWQLLKPRNADDLLDEEEFEHDDRIPYWAELWPSARMLAERLARLDGRGRRMLELGCGVGLCALAAAQAGFQVLATDYYPEALEFVQVNAWRNGLSGLATRMVDWRELPDDLGTFDVIIGADVLYERPYAELIAAAIDKYLAPGGTALVTDPGRRFASAFPDACRARPLQVIEQDIIPLDHDGKEFTIELFEIGRA from the coding sequence ATGACCTCGTCCCTCACCACCGCCGATCTCAGTTCGCTGGTCGAGTCGCTGCGCGCGCGGTTCGACGTGGCGTCGTTGTCGGTCGAGGCCGGCGGGCGTACGTGGCAACTCCTCAAGCCCCGCAACGCCGACGATCTGCTCGACGAGGAAGAGTTTGAACACGACGACCGGATTCCCTACTGGGCCGAGTTGTGGCCCAGCGCGCGGATGCTGGCCGAACGGCTGGCCAGGCTTGACGGTCGCGGCCGGCGGATGCTCGAACTGGGCTGCGGCGTCGGGTTGTGCGCGCTCGCGGCGGCCCAGGCGGGTTTTCAAGTCCTGGCGACCGATTACTATCCCGAGGCGCTCGAGTTCGTCCAAGTCAACGCCTGGCGGAACGGCTTGTCGGGGCTGGCCACGCGGATGGTCGACTGGCGCGAACTGCCCGACGATCTGGGGACGTTCGATGTGATCATCGGCGCCGATGTGCTGTACGAGCGGCCTTACGCCGAGTTGATCGCCGCCGCGATCGACAAGTATTTGGCCCCCGGCGGCACGGCCCTGGTCACCGATCCCGGCCGCCGATTCGCTAGCGCCTTTCCCGACGCTTGCCGAGCGCGGCCGCTGCAAGTGATCGAACAAGACATCATCCCGCTCGATCACGACGGGAAAGAGTTCACCATCGAGCTGTTCGAAATCGGCCGAGCGTAA